One Solea senegalensis isolate Sse05_10M linkage group LG21, IFAPA_SoseM_1, whole genome shotgun sequence DNA segment encodes these proteins:
- the tmem150c gene encoding transmembrane protein 150C, protein MIRNWSAWALLPPIYSVFTAAGLWLVYFVAIMNGQMAHLGTQHRRRNGSLYPPYISIAGNFPPASCIFSEVMNLAAFVGFFIALLRYLQLKRTSVKPWLNFVSLAAFTVGCFGMTLIGNFQVLNELEIHNVGTLMTFGLGILFCWIQSYITMSVNLRGEGRRIAILRYLLSGTVTVSLIVYQALMMLGHHVNAAQGQWALVMFFLMFLGTFAVEFRHSSFDIVCTEISGRSETYTDVFESELDQQ, encoded by the exons ATGATTCGTAACTGGAGTGCGTGGGCTCTTCTGCCTCCCATCTACTCTGTGTTCACGGCAGCTGGACTGTGGCTGGT ATACTTTGTGGCCATCATGAATGGACAGATGGCGCACCTGGGCACACAGCACAG GAGAAGAAATGGATCCCTTTATCCTCCATACATCAG tattGCAGGCAACTTCCCACCGGCCAGCTGCATCTTCAGTGAGGTCATGAACCTGGCTGCGTTTGTGG GTTTCTTTATTGCTCTACTCAGATACCTCCAGCTGAAACGCACCTCAGTCAAGCCATGGTTGAATTTTGTCTCTCTAGCGGCTTTTACTGTTGGCTGCTTTGGAATGACACTCATAGGAAACTTCCAG GTCTTAAATGAGCTGGAGATTCACAACGTGGGCACACTCATGACGTTTGGACTGGGAATACTGTTCTGCTGGATACAGTCCTACATCACCATGAGTGTTAACCTAAGAGGCGAGGGGAGGAGGATCGCTATCCTCCGCTACCTGTTGTCAGGAACTGTCACTGTCTCCTTGATAGTCT ATCAGGCGTTGATGATGCTGGGCCACCACGTGAATGCCGCTCAGGGCCAGTGGGCGCTGGTCATGTTCTTCCTCATGTTCCTCGGCACGTTTGCCGTCGAGTTTCGTCACAGCAGCTTCGACATTGTGTGCACAGAGATCTCTGGCCGGTCTGAAACCTACACTGACGTGTTCGAGAGTGAACTGGACCAGCAGTGA
- the si:ch73-234b20.5 gene encoding vesicle-associated membrane protein 8 isoform X2, whose product MADTNAQSPATSSPSRMDQVQGQVNEVKVILKDNINKVLERGDRIDDLIGKTDDLQASADSFQRTSTRVARKYWWKNVKLMIIIGIVVLIIIILIILFATKVI is encoded by the exons ATG GCTGACACAAACGCCCAGTCGCCCGCCACCAGCTCACCCAGCAGGATGGACCAAGTGCAAGGCCAGGTCAATGAGGTCAAAGTTATCCTGAAAGACAACATCAACAAAGTGCTGGAGAGAGGCGACAGAATAGATGATCTGATTGGGAAAACTGATGACCTACAGGCGTCG gccGACTCGTTCCAGAGGACGTCCACGCGGGTGGCCAGGAAATACTGGTGGAAGAACGTCAAACTGATGATCATTATTGGCATCGTCGTGCTGATCATAATaatcctcatcatcctctttgCCACCAAAgttatttaa